A part of Nitrospira sp. genomic DNA contains:
- a CDS encoding extracellular solute-binding protein has translation MHTRCPLRTIGVLTRFVFVMGSVLILWLAPSPDVSAADKLTVYSGRAERLIKPVLDAFTAKTGIQIDLLSSGTTELVNRMKAEGDRSPADVFVTNDAGSLEIARTAGLLRPLSMREVERAIPSQFRAADNSWIGLSGRFWIIVYNTTLIKADQIKSLLDLADPSWKNKIAIPNAGSEYLQAGVSVIRASLGDDATKTFLEGLRENAGTQVYQKSSQIVDAVAKGQVALGIVNHYYVYRHLATQPTAPLGVSMPDQQDGGMGTIMNVAGIGILKHTTRIDNAKLLVEFLVAQAGQKMFADLDKEYPLHPEVKGDPALPERKSFRAALVPLSKLAELREPTMLLIEQVGMR, from the coding sequence ATGCATACACGATGCCCCCTTCGCACGATCGGTGTCCTGACACGCTTCGTCTTTGTCATGGGGAGTGTTTTAATCCTGTGGCTCGCACCTTCTCCCGATGTCTCTGCCGCCGATAAGTTGACTGTCTATTCTGGGCGAGCCGAACGACTGATCAAACCGGTCCTGGACGCGTTCACCGCGAAGACCGGTATTCAGATCGACTTGCTGTCCTCGGGCACAACCGAGCTCGTGAATCGGATGAAGGCGGAAGGCGACCGCAGTCCGGCCGATGTGTTTGTCACCAACGATGCCGGCAGTCTAGAGATCGCCCGTACCGCTGGACTCCTTCGCCCCTTGAGCATGCGGGAGGTCGAGCGAGCCATTCCATCGCAATTCCGCGCGGCGGATAACAGCTGGATCGGCTTATCCGGACGATTCTGGATTATCGTGTACAACACCACCCTCATAAAAGCTGATCAGATCAAGTCGCTACTGGACTTGGCCGATCCGTCCTGGAAGAACAAGATCGCGATTCCGAACGCAGGCAGCGAATACCTCCAAGCAGGTGTGTCGGTCATTCGGGCGAGCCTTGGCGACGATGCCACCAAAACATTCCTTGAAGGACTCCGAGAGAACGCCGGCACACAGGTCTACCAAAAGAGTTCCCAAATCGTCGACGCGGTCGCCAAAGGGCAAGTGGCGCTGGGTATCGTGAATCACTACTACGTCTATCGACATCTCGCGACCCAACCGACGGCTCCACTGGGAGTCTCAATGCCCGATCAACAGGACGGCGGGATGGGAACCATCATGAATGTGGCCGGCATCGGAATCCTGAAGCACACAACCCGCATCGACAATGCAAAGCTGCTGGTGGAATTTCTCGTCGCCCAGGCCGGCCAAAAAATGTTTGCCGACCTCGACAAGGAATACCCGCTCCATCCTGAAGTGAAGGGTGATCCGGCACTCCCTGAACGGAAAAGTTTCCGAGCAGCGCTGGTGCCTCTGAGCAAGCTCGCCGAACTGCGAGAGCCTACGATGCTGCTCATTGAACAAGTCGGAATGCGATAA
- a CDS encoding iron ABC transporter permease, with protein sequence MIPVPRSSASALQLMVMASAALILLPLGYVTTLAFSADVVVWQRLWTTRVPELLFNTVSLAGAVAVLTLVIGVMTAWMVTRFEFPGRRFWEVALVLPLAMPTYVLAYVYNYLLGYNGPVEQLWQMMAGPQARIVSPQSFWGITFVMALDTFPFVYLLTRSALLSFNVSFEEVARSCGASPLRTMFRVTLPLLRPSIVAGVALVVLYVVSDFGAVSLLRFQTLTYAVFQQMTGRSDNQAASILSILLVVLALLFLLTERWFRRKSRFYQTSGRYRAPQRVPCGWLSAGILTTCLASVVALAFSIPAYLLVTWSLSPEALAILDTRFFGFVWNSTLLSGLAATAAVMVGLPLAYLASRKPTWLNLGCLQAAYAGYVLPGPVAALAVLVLFLKILPFFYGTVLVLIVAYVLHFLPAGLQSLEPSIQQITPNLEEVSRTLGLGVRDTWRRVTLPLIRNGVIVAWVLVFLQTMKELPATLLLRPVGFDTLAIRVWLEASEEYYQLAAPSALLIVLVGLPALFLLLSRDWRAA encoded by the coding sequence GTGATTCCTGTACCCCGATCATCTGCCTCAGCCTTGCAATTGATGGTGATGGCCAGCGCCGCACTGATCTTGTTGCCGTTGGGCTACGTCACCACGCTGGCCTTCTCAGCCGACGTCGTAGTCTGGCAGCGGCTCTGGACGACACGGGTCCCCGAACTTTTGTTCAACACGGTGTCGTTGGCCGGTGCGGTGGCCGTGCTGACCCTCGTAATAGGGGTCATGACGGCATGGATGGTCACCCGATTTGAGTTTCCCGGACGCCGTTTCTGGGAAGTCGCCCTCGTACTTCCCCTGGCGATGCCGACTTATGTCCTCGCCTATGTGTACAACTATCTTTTGGGATACAACGGTCCTGTCGAACAGCTATGGCAAATGATGGCGGGACCGCAAGCACGAATTGTCTCTCCGCAAAGTTTTTGGGGCATCACCTTCGTGATGGCACTCGACACGTTTCCGTTCGTGTATCTCCTCACACGCAGCGCGCTCTTGAGCTTCAATGTGTCCTTTGAGGAAGTGGCCCGTAGCTGCGGCGCATCACCACTGCGCACGATGTTCAGAGTCACCTTGCCGTTGTTGCGCCCCTCCATCGTGGCCGGTGTTGCGCTGGTAGTGCTGTATGTCGTCTCAGATTTCGGTGCTGTTTCCCTCCTACGCTTTCAAACGCTGACCTATGCCGTCTTTCAGCAGATGACCGGCAGGTCCGACAATCAAGCTGCAAGTATCCTGAGTATCTTGTTGGTGGTCCTGGCACTGCTGTTCCTGTTGACCGAACGCTGGTTTCGACGAAAGAGCCGGTTCTATCAGACCTCAGGGCGCTATCGGGCCCCCCAACGGGTGCCCTGCGGGTGGCTCTCTGCAGGGATTTTGACGACCTGCCTGGCCTCCGTCGTCGCTCTGGCCTTCAGTATTCCTGCCTACCTCTTGGTGACATGGAGCCTCTCCCCTGAGGCACTGGCTATTCTGGATACTCGTTTTTTTGGATTTGTGTGGAACAGCACCCTCTTATCCGGTCTGGCAGCGACAGCCGCCGTGATGGTTGGGCTCCCCCTCGCCTACCTTGCAAGCCGGAAGCCGACCTGGCTCAATCTTGGCTGTCTGCAAGCAGCCTATGCAGGCTATGTTCTGCCAGGCCCGGTGGCAGCCCTCGCTGTGTTGGTGCTCTTCTTGAAAATTCTGCCGTTTTTCTACGGAACCGTGCTCGTCCTGATCGTCGCCTACGTCCTACACTTCCTCCCCGCGGGTCTGCAATCACTCGAACCATCGATTCAGCAGATCACGCCCAACCTTGAAGAAGTGTCCAGGACCTTGGGGCTTGGGGTTCGAGACACTTGGAGGCGAGTCACGCTGCCGCTGATCCGTAACGGTGTTATCGTAGCCTGGGTCCTTGTTTTTCTCCAGACTATGAAGGAACTCCCGGCGACGTTATTGTTGAGACCTGTTGGATTTGACACCTTGGCGATCCGAGTGTGGCTGGAAGCGAGTGAGGAGTATTATCAGCTGGCGGCCCCATCAGCCCTCTTGATCGTACTGGTCGGGTTGCCGGCCTTGTTTTTGCTGCTCTCTCGCGATTGGAGGGCGGCATAA
- a CDS encoding ABC transporter ATP-binding protein: MKTAEPDDHVLQYRPTSFILELRSVSCAYDPSRPAIKDISFSIREGEILCLLGPSGCGKTTILRAIAGFEPVRSGQIFLSDRLVSSSSETVPTEDRRVGMVFQEYALFPHLRVADNIAFGLHSLPRAERTCRVQEMLRLTGLEGLDRRYPHELSGGQQQRVALSRALVQHPVLLLLDEPFSNLDPDMASRMRQDLHGLLRRTKTTTILVTHDHEEAFAMADRIAVLNQGEIEQLDAPELIYHLPATRFVADFVGQADFVTGEIRQGLVHTELGEFPNTISSAEGSHVMVMIRPDDIHLVPNTAAEPRIVARQFRGSENLYTVQLPSGQVVHSSEGSTSVYQEGTAVELRVSATHTVLFPTDEPLRP, encoded by the coding sequence ATGAAGACCGCCGAGCCTGATGATCATGTCCTTCAGTACCGGCCGACTTCGTTTATCTTGGAGCTCCGGTCGGTATCCTGCGCCTACGACCCAAGCCGGCCCGCCATCAAGGATATTTCTTTTTCCATTCGAGAAGGAGAAATTCTCTGTCTTCTCGGACCGTCCGGCTGCGGGAAGACCACCATCCTGCGAGCCATCGCCGGCTTCGAACCTGTCCGATCCGGACAGATCTTTCTGTCCGACCGATTGGTCTCCTCATCCAGCGAAACGGTGCCAACCGAAGACCGTCGTGTCGGCATGGTCTTCCAGGAATATGCGCTGTTCCCACACTTGCGAGTGGCCGACAACATCGCTTTCGGGCTCCATTCTCTTCCGCGGGCGGAACGAACCTGTCGAGTCCAGGAAATGCTTCGGCTGACCGGCCTGGAAGGATTGGACCGCCGATACCCACATGAATTATCCGGCGGACAACAGCAACGCGTGGCACTCTCACGAGCGTTGGTGCAGCATCCCGTCTTGCTCCTCTTGGACGAGCCGTTCAGCAATCTCGATCCCGACATGGCAAGCCGCATGCGGCAAGACCTCCATGGTCTCCTCCGCCGAACCAAGACGACCACCATCCTGGTCACCCATGATCACGAGGAAGCATTTGCGATGGCCGATCGCATCGCCGTCCTCAACCAAGGAGAGATTGAACAATTAGATGCTCCGGAGCTCATTTACCATCTCCCAGCAACTCGGTTCGTGGCTGATTTCGTCGGTCAAGCCGACTTTGTCACTGGAGAGATTCGACAAGGCCTCGTGCATACCGAACTGGGAGAGTTTCCCAATACCATCAGCAGTGCCGAGGGATCGCATGTCATGGTGATGATCCGCCCGGATGATATTCACCTGGTACCCAATACAGCCGCCGAGCCCCGAATCGTAGCGCGACAGTTCCGAGGCTCGGAAAATTTGTATACGGTCCAACTTCCGTCCGGCCAGGTCGTACATAGCAGTGAAGGTTCAACCAGCGTCTACCAGGAAGGGACTGCCGTCGAACTGCGTGTCTCTGCCACCCACACCGTCCTCTTTCCAACCGATGAACCGCTTCGCCCATAA
- the exbB gene encoding TonB-system energizer ExbB, which yields MDALKNVVDYGVIGLLLVLSLWSVAVAIERWLFYRQVNLSQFTNAQLLEITLTKRLVIIGTVAANAPYIGLLGTVLGIMLTFHTMGTSGTMAVNTIMIGLSLALKATAVGLLVAIPCVVMNNVLRRRVTELLTEYKAQHGPEY from the coding sequence ATGGACGCGTTGAAGAACGTCGTTGATTACGGCGTGATCGGTCTGCTGCTCGTGCTGAGTCTTTGGTCCGTTGCCGTGGCCATCGAACGATGGCTGTTCTATCGACAAGTCAATCTGTCTCAGTTCACCAATGCGCAGTTGTTGGAAATCACGCTCACAAAGCGGCTTGTGATTATCGGCACCGTTGCCGCCAATGCTCCGTATATCGGCCTCCTCGGAACCGTCCTTGGTATCATGTTAACCTTCCATACCATGGGGACATCGGGTACGATGGCGGTCAACACCATCATGATCGGCTTGAGTCTAGCCTTGAAGGCGACCGCCGTCGGACTGTTAGTCGCGATTCCCTGTGTCGTGATGAACAACGTCCTGCGTCGGCGCGTCACGGAGCTCTTGACCGAGTACAAGGCCCAACATGGACCGGAATATTGA
- a CDS encoding biopolymer transporter ExbD, producing the protein MDRNIDQINVIPLVDVMLVLLVIVLTTATFISTGQVPVNLAKAKEVGDRKDVPVVISLTADGSLFVNDAPVPDGGLPTALGAQPRESAVVVRADKVTLLEKFVALVDEIRGLGFQHVSLEVIRL; encoded by the coding sequence ATGGACCGGAATATTGATCAGATCAACGTCATCCCGCTGGTGGATGTCATGTTGGTCCTCCTCGTCATCGTGTTGACCACGGCCACGTTCATCAGCACCGGGCAAGTTCCCGTCAACTTAGCCAAGGCGAAGGAAGTGGGTGATCGAAAGGACGTTCCGGTCGTGATCTCACTGACCGCTGATGGGAGCCTGTTTGTCAATGATGCGCCGGTTCCGGATGGAGGCCTCCCGACGGCGCTCGGTGCTCAACCTCGTGAATCAGCGGTGGTTGTGCGGGCGGACAAAGTCACCTTGCTGGAGAAATTTGTCGCCTTGGTCGACGAGATTCGTGGCTTAGGATTTCAACACGTCAGCCTGGAGGTCATTCGACTGTGA
- a CDS encoding TonB family protein → MAALFFVRHLELAPQSEPFQWDVAMMTPLSTSGQSDPTAQPTTPGASEIRRPLPATKRVPPAAPPIEPGVGTPAAATPTMSSLESFQEQPLHQESTPSGPAPILSPPLSPDRLPEHLPAAVSEQEPPTRNAVTTPVDALTDSSLAPLTAPNQLASAKADYGWLAVLMAQWIADLNKRYPAMLRTEGIQGKVTLTAILHENGLLSDVRVVKSSGHAALDQVAVEDVTNGPPITLSRPLDRAQMPVKFSINYDLKTAR, encoded by the coding sequence ATGGCTGCATTATTCTTCGTTCGACACCTGGAGCTCGCCCCTCAGTCTGAACCCTTTCAGTGGGACGTTGCGATGATGACGCCGCTCTCGACTTCGGGGCAATCCGATCCCACCGCTCAACCGACAACTCCAGGGGCTTCGGAGATTCGGCGACCTCTTCCGGCAACGAAACGTGTCCCCCCAGCCGCCCCGCCGATTGAACCAGGAGTAGGGACACCAGCTGCTGCAACGCCAACCATGTCCTCACTGGAATCCTTTCAAGAGCAACCCCTCCATCAGGAGTCAACTCCATCAGGTCCAGCGCCGATTCTCTCACCTCCCTTGTCTCCTGACCGTCTTCCGGAGCATCTCCCAGCTGCCGTGTCGGAACAGGAACCACCTACTCGCAATGCTGTGACCACTCCGGTGGATGCACTCACGGATTCCTCCCTTGCTCCCCTCACAGCGCCGAACCAACTCGCGTCAGCCAAAGCTGATTATGGATGGCTCGCTGTTCTCATGGCGCAGTGGATCGCGGACCTAAACAAACGATATCCGGCGATGCTCCGAACCGAAGGGATACAGGGGAAGGTCACGCTGACTGCAATACTTCACGAAAATGGGCTGTTGAGCGATGTGCGGGTCGTCAAGAGTTCGGGGCACGCCGCGCTCGATCAAGTTGCCGTGGAAGATGTGACGAACGGCCCACCCATCACTCTTTCTCGTCCATTGGACCGTGCCCAGATGCCGGTGAAATTTTCGATCAACTACGATCTGAAGACGGCTCGGTGA
- a CDS encoding FAD:protein FMN transferase: MNAAGACAVRDKTVFGLVVALLAGCVATHPVSEPVVSKRAQMHMGTLVTLTVVATDSRMGDRAMQAGFDEVKRLEQLLSTWRADSELSHVNAEAGRFPVKVSQEALDLVVRSLEMAKLTHGGLNIALGPAIEAWSVTDQAHIPDDHELQQLQPLVDWTNIRIDREARTIFLPHEGMRLDVGGIGKGYAADRAVEEMKRAGARGGVVAISGDIKAFGMLPEGNGFPVGIKHPREEGELIAVIELKDEAISTAGDYERFFVRDGVRYHHILDPQTLQPARACQSVTIVAKEGTVADGLDTGVFVLGPEKGMALVEGLPDVEAIIIDAEGTMTVSSGLQDRLHVP, translated from the coding sequence CGTCGTGGCCTTGCTGGCAGGTTGCGTGGCAACACACCCTGTGTCTGAACCCGTCGTTTCCAAACGCGCTCAGATGCACATGGGCACCCTGGTCACCCTCACCGTTGTGGCTACTGATAGCCGTATGGGAGATCGAGCGATGCAAGCCGGATTTGATGAGGTCAAACGGCTTGAGCAATTACTGAGCACCTGGCGCGCTGACAGCGAGCTCTCTCACGTCAATGCTGAGGCTGGGCGTTTTCCTGTGAAGGTGAGCCAAGAAGCGTTGGATCTGGTGGTCCGCTCTTTGGAAATGGCGAAACTGACTCATGGCGGGCTCAATATCGCACTTGGTCCTGCGATTGAAGCATGGAGCGTCACGGACCAGGCACATATTCCCGATGACCATGAATTGCAGCAGCTACAACCCCTCGTCGATTGGACAAACATTCGAATCGATAGAGAGGCAAGAACTATTTTCCTGCCGCATGAAGGCATGCGTCTTGATGTCGGTGGGATTGGAAAGGGATATGCAGCTGATCGGGCCGTCGAGGAGATGAAGCGGGCTGGTGCGAGAGGGGGAGTTGTCGCCATATCCGGTGATATTAAGGCATTTGGCATGCTTCCGGAAGGTAATGGGTTTCCTGTCGGGATCAAGCATCCTCGCGAGGAAGGCGAGCTGATCGCGGTCATTGAACTGAAGGATGAAGCCATCTCCACTGCAGGGGACTATGAGCGATTTTTCGTGCGAGACGGAGTCCGGTATCACCATATCCTGGACCCGCAGACCTTGCAGCCGGCACGCGCATGTCAGAGTGTGACGATTGTGGCCAAGGAAGGGACGGTGGCCGACGGATTGGATACAGGGGTTTTTGTGTTAGGGCCTGAGAAAGGAATGGCCCTGGTAGAGGGTTTGCCTGATGTTGAAGCCATCATTATCGATGCTGAAGGAACAATGACGGTGTCGTCAGGGCTCCAGGATCGACTCCATGTTCCCTGA